The genomic segment GGATAGACAACCCCTTCAGGAACACCCCGCGGCCGATGGCGATGAAATGCGTCGTTGGCAGGCTGTTGGAGATAAGCACAGACCTCATGGATGAGGTGTCAATAGGATGGATCAACCCGGACAGAAAGAAGCTGGGCACAAAGGAGACCAATAGCATGACCAGCATCGCCGTCTGCTGGTTCCGAATGAAGTTGGCCAGCACCAGGCTGAGCCCCATGCTGGCGCCGAAGAAGATGATCGTCACCGCAAGGAACACGGCGATCTCGCCTTGAAACGGCACATGGAACCAGAAGATGGCAACCGCCTGGGCGATCAGGGCGCTGATCAGGCCAGTCCCCAGGTACGCGGTCAACTTACCTAGCAGGTACTCTAACCCACGGACGGGCGTGGCGATCAACGTCTCGAAGGTCCCCATCTCCTTTTCTCGGGTGAGCGCCAACATGAGCGCCAACGCCGGCATGGTCAAAAAAATCCCCAACAGGCCTGGCACCATGCTCACCAGTGATTCCAAGCTGGGGTTATACAGCACCCGGCTGCGGACCTCCAGCGATAGAGATGCTGCCGGGTTGGTCCCTGAGAGTGTCCATGCGAATGCATTGGTGC from the Anaerolineae bacterium genome contains:
- a CDS encoding ABC transporter permease, translating into MSLHRTIAILRKEMRHIFRDLRLLFLVTLSPAFLLFMFSYVFALDLQQVTIAVMDQDRSRLSREYLAALTADGDVRVVADVESYRQADWLLTIGLADAVLVIPPGFERDAQEKSGAPVQVLVDGAEATMARQAIHELTARTNAFAWTLSGTNPAASLSLEVRSRVLYNPSLESLVSMVPGLLGIFLTMPALALMLALTREKEMGTFETLIATPVRGLEYLLGKLTAYLGTGLISALIAQAVAIFWFHVPFQGEIAVFLAVTIIFFGASMGLSLVLANFIRNQQTAMLVMLLVSFVPSFFLSGLIHPIDTSSMRSVLISNSLPTTHFIAIGRGVFLKGLSIPQLIHPVLALLAMGLIALVLGVSLFRKQVD